A section of the Ranitomeya imitator isolate aRanImi1 chromosome 7, aRanImi1.pri, whole genome shotgun sequence genome encodes:
- the CNPPD1 gene encoding protein CNPPD1, translated as MERRTSGRLCGPHPREENGRFQLPAHGFMEFPFLPGHPQLSERVRKRLYYGWDAECPMENLSSPVADIAVELLQKAAPSPIRRLQRKYASHVSREACISPCSMMLALVYIERLRHRNPEYLQQISSSDLFLISMMVASKYLYDEGEEEEVFNDEWGAAGRLDVQTVNNLEMNFLRAIDWSLYTHPREFFEVLRWLEGRVAEQQGMKRGWFTYTDVAVLLEQELWQKAFSDFCQQVTKLACLLSLVYLTGVATFFASVAVLHKATGEINGTALLPATVTESPSDVSVPLFIPVPPEKISGAAVPPCFQEQESVEWRSSVSATALYLWGSVLTALTYSDPGGAASEEPQPPDQYCPYCSKPKSSSWPKACRQKNATRCSVPRPDVRAFPGLHYDGFHDSLLRSSCPNSCGSANSDLSRNLELQIYFCRGSSFDRLQSFIVPG; from the exons ATGGAGCGCAGAACGTCCGGCCGCCTTTGCGGTCCTCACCCCCGGGAGGAGAACGGCCGCTTCCAGCTGCCCGCACACGGCTTCATGGAGTTCCCG TTTCTACCTGGACACCCCCAGCTGAGCGAGCGGGTACGAAAGCGCCTGTATTATGGCTGGGACGCGGAGTGTCCCATGGAGAACCTGTCCAGTCCCGTGGCCG ACATCGCTGTGGAACTGTTGCAGAAAGCTGCGCCCAGCCCCATCCGCCGCCTGCAGAGGAAATATGCGTCTCACGTGTCCAG GGAGGCCTGCATCTCTCCATGCTCCATGATGTTGGCCTTGGTGTACATAGAGCGGCTACGACACCGGAATCCTGAGTACCTGCAGCAGATCTCCTCCTCCGACCTGTTCCTTATATCCATG ATGGTAGCCAGTAAGTATCTGTACGATGAAGGTGAGGAGGAAGAAGTGTTCAACGACGAGTGGGGCGCAGCCGGGAGACTGGATGTCCAGACAGTCAATAATCTGGAGATGAATTTTCTCCGAGCGATC GATTGGAGTCTTTACACTCACCCGAGGGAATTCTTTGAGGTGCTGCGGTGGCTGGAAGGCCG AGTGGCGGAGCAGCAGGGGATGAAGCGCGGCTGGTTCACGTACACGGACGTCGCTGTGCTGCTGGAGCAGGAGCTGTGGCAGAAAGCCTTCAGTGACTTCTGCCAGCAAGTGACCAAG CTGGCCTGTCTCCTCAGTCTGGTCTACCTCACAGGAGTTGCCACCTTCTTTGCCTCAGTTGCCGTCCTCCACAAGGCCACCGGCGAGATTAACGGCACAGCGCTTCTTCCCGCCACTGTCACGGAGTCTCCTTCAGATGTCTCCGTACCTCTATTCATCCCGGTGCCACCCGAGAAGATCTCTGGTGCTGCCGTTCCTCCGTGCTTCCAAGAACAGGAGTCTGTAGAGTGGCGGTCAAGCGTCAGTGCTACAGCGTTGTATCTCTGGGGCTCGGTGCTGACCGCACTCACCTACAGCGATCCAGGGGGAGCTGCGAGCGAGGAGCCGCAGCCCCCCGACCAGTACTGTCCCTACTGCTCTAAGCCAAAATCGTCGTCCTGGCCCAAAGCCTGCCGTCAGAAGAACGCCACCCGCTGCAGTGTACCCCGGCCAGACGTCCGTGCCTTTCCAGGACTCCACTACGATGGCTTCCATGACTCGCTACTGCGCTCCAGCTGCCCCAACTCCTGTGGCTCAGCAAACTCGGACTTGTCCAGAAACTTGGAGTTACAGATATATTTTTGCAGAGGCAGTAGCTTTGACAGGTTACAAAGCTTCATCGTTCCAGGTTAA